The following nucleotide sequence is from candidate division WOR-3 bacterium.
CGCAAGCTCCATCATCTTTCGACCGCTGATGTCGAGGAGGACAGTTGACGCGCCCCGCTCATCACTATAGCCTTCAGGCAGCAACAGTACCCCCCGCACCATGCTCGCCGCCACTTGACGGACCGAAGCCTGCGTCCGTGGCTGCGCGATTCCGGTTCGATACGGCCGGTAAAGTCCGGTGCGACACATATCGAACTGATACGTCGGCCATTCCCACACCGCGCGCGAGAAAGGCACTCCGGCTTCGTACACGGTCACGCTCATCACCGTCGAGTTGTCGCTGACGACAACGATGTCCAGCGAGTCGTCGCCGTCAATGTCAGCCACGGTTGCGCCGTTCAGATAGGTGAATCCGGTCGGCCGCAAGGGCCACCCTGAAACTGCGCTGCCGTCATGATGCACCGCGTACATGTAGCCCTTCCCCTCGTACATCACGTTGCTTGAGAATATCACTTCCATATCACCGTCGCCATCAATGTCTGCAACCGCAATATTGCCCTCGGCCGCATCGCCGTTGGGCTGAACCACTGGAAACCCGGGCAGGACCGAACCCGTGGAGCTGAAACCGTACAGGACCGCGGCCGCTCCGCCCATGATTCCGGTCTGTCCGCACAGAACCTTCAGGTCCTGATTCCGATACAGGTCGCACGCGGTTGGCGGGCAGTAGGTCCAGCGCGGAAACCTGTAGGGCCAGCCGGCAAGGATGGTGCCGTCGTGCCGAAATACATAGGTGCCGCTGCCGTCACGATGCTCGGCGACCACGATTTCAAGCGTGTCGTCACCATCCAGGTCAGCAAGCGCCGGTGACTGGTAGGAAAAATACCCGCCGTTGGGATTGGTCTGTGGCCATCCTGCACGCAAACGGCCGTCAGGCTCAAAGACGTAGAGCGAATTGTACGAGGCGTAAACAATTTCCGGCTTGCCGTCCAGGTCCAAGTCGCCGACCGCCGCGC
It contains:
- a CDS encoding VCBS repeat-containing protein, which encodes MKQVTMLIVACLLGATSADELLEIITTTGPADSVPGLVTVRGTGLTASCHPMPELPIMPGWPKETSTSANFAPSRGIALADFDGDGRLEVIMPSTAGQLHVWKYDGTYYPGWPRTLPGMGQYAAAVADIDLDGEYEVAVCTRGMTSGGAVCVFTEGGTPKPGWPFTGLVGGNFSDSPTLADLNGDDTLEIIVGERNYPIGHLHVLTHRGTEYPGAWPCSLDHVPAMGAAVGDLDLDGKPEIVYASYNSLYVFEPDGRLRAGWPQTNPNGGYFSYQSPALADLDGDDTLEIVVAEHRDGSGTYVFRHDGTILAGWPYRFPRWTYCPPTACDLYRNQDLKVLCGQTGIMGGAAAVLYGFSSTGSVLPGFPVVQPNGDAAEGNIAVADIDGDGDMEVIFSSNVMYEGKGYMYAVHHDGSAVSGWPLRPTGFTYLNGATVADIDGDDSLDIVVVSDNSTVMSVTVYEAGVPFSRAVWEWPTYQFDMCRTGLYRPYRTGIAQPRTQASVRQVAASMVRGVLLLPEGYSDERGASTVLLDISGRKMMELAPGPNDIRHLAPGVYFLQQANQSKTRGQGVCKIIVAR